One window of Eschrichtius robustus isolate mEscRob2 chromosome Y, mEscRob2.pri, whole genome shotgun sequence genomic DNA carries:
- the LOC137757633 gene encoding protein WWC3-like: MPWLSGGRRRRRRRGQPLEAPQDQPPPAAPAPSAPPPLLARESAELQLPAGWEEARDYDGRVFYIDHNTRQTSWIDPRDRITKPPTFADCVGDELPLGWETVYDKQVGIYYMNHIKKLTQIEDPREQWWREQERMLKEYLIVAQEAPQCQERNLPD, translated from the exons ATGCCGTGGCTGAGCGGCggcaggcggcggcggcggcggcggggacaGCCGCTCGAGGCCCCGCAGGACCAGCCGCCGCCCGCGGCCCCCGCGCCCTCCGCGCCGCCACCCCTGCTGGCCCGGGAGAGCGCCGAGCTGCAGCTGCCCGCCGGCTGGGAGGAGGCGCGCGACTACGACGGCCGCGTCTTCTATATCGACCACAACACGCGCCAGACGTCGTGGATCGACCCCCGCGACCG GATAACAAAGCCACCGACCTTTGCTGATTGTGTTGGGGATGAACTTCCTTTAGGATGGGAAACTGTATATGATAAACAAGTTGGCATTTATTACATGAACCACATAAAAA AGCTTACCCAGATTGAGGATCCCAGAGAACAGTGGTGGCGGGAGCAGGAACGGATGCTGAAGGAGTATTTAATTGTAGCCCAGGAGGCCCCTCAATGCCAAGAAAGAAATCTACCAGATTAA